A stretch of Chloracidobacterium validum DNA encodes these proteins:
- a CDS encoding mechanosensitive ion channel family protein yields MAQAPPATVPATRPSPVESGVPVQLGGEPVFRIRARLGTLTPSERAAIVERRLVELAATPFLNLEDLRTVEYDETIEIVLGNRVITVVTEADATAAELPRSALAQSTAEHIKRALYRVRQAASWQALLVGVLLSLVVTTLIIGVWRGLDELVARLRHAWHITEPSTPHSSRLLNRLDVLVGGRLRAARLTLLTVIWFLARAGMVVAYLPLVFSFFPATQGLSRAFWEAVLTPLVTLWSAFILYIPNLLFILTVAFLTWAAIQGARLLSLAVERGVIVIGGFDPEWARPTYKLVVIFLVAAGLIIAFPYIPGVESPAFRGVSIFIGALFSLASSSAIANVVSGIVLTYTRAFRIGDRVRIGETTGDVVEKTLFVTRLETIKQEIVSIPNAQVLNGTIVNYSTLARTRGIILHTTVTLGYETPWRRVHELLTAAARATAGIRAEPPPFVWQTSLNDFHVAYELNAYTNDAWLMPYTYAALHANIRDVFDEAGVEIMSPHVTALRDGNRTTVARDHVPTDYQAPAFRVAVQPSDEQPRSASAHHPPQADHIERQR; encoded by the coding sequence TTGGCACAAGCGCCACCGGCAACCGTCCCGGCCACGCGCCCTAGCCCGGTGGAAAGCGGGGTGCCCGTACAGCTTGGTGGCGAGCCGGTTTTTCGCATTCGGGCCCGGCTTGGGACACTGACGCCATCTGAGCGGGCGGCAATCGTTGAGCGGCGGCTGGTTGAGCTAGCCGCGACGCCCTTTCTCAATCTGGAAGACCTGCGAACGGTCGAATATGACGAAACCATTGAAATCGTCCTTGGCAACCGGGTCATTACCGTTGTGACGGAAGCCGACGCCACCGCCGCCGAACTACCGCGTTCGGCACTCGCCCAGTCCACCGCGGAACACATCAAACGCGCCCTCTACCGGGTGCGCCAGGCGGCATCGTGGCAAGCCTTGCTCGTTGGGGTTCTGCTTTCGCTGGTAGTTACAACGCTCATCATCGGGGTTTGGCGTGGACTCGACGAACTGGTAGCCCGCCTCCGCCACGCCTGGCACATCACCGAACCTTCTACACCGCATTCCTCACGATTGCTCAACCGACTTGACGTGCTGGTTGGAGGAAGGCTTCGGGCCGCCCGCCTGACGTTGCTTACCGTCATCTGGTTTCTGGCGCGGGCGGGGATGGTGGTGGCGTACCTGCCACTCGTGTTCAGTTTTTTTCCCGCTACCCAGGGATTATCGCGCGCCTTCTGGGAAGCGGTGTTGACACCGCTGGTGACGTTGTGGAGCGCATTTATTCTCTACATACCGAACCTGCTGTTCATCCTGACCGTCGCCTTTCTGACCTGGGCAGCCATCCAGGGCGCGCGCTTACTGTCCCTGGCGGTCGAACGCGGCGTGATTGTCATTGGGGGATTCGATCCAGAGTGGGCGCGTCCGACCTACAAGTTGGTGGTGATCTTTCTCGTCGCAGCCGGTCTGATTATTGCCTTCCCATACATTCCAGGGGTGGAGTCGCCAGCCTTTCGTGGTGTGTCTATTTTCATTGGCGCATTGTTTTCCCTGGCCTCCAGCTCGGCTATCGCCAATGTCGTCAGTGGCATTGTGCTAACCTACACCCGCGCGTTTCGGATTGGCGACCGGGTTCGGATTGGTGAGACGACCGGGGATGTGGTTGAAAAAACCCTATTTGTGACTCGCTTGGAGACCATCAAACAGGAAATCGTCTCGATTCCAAATGCTCAGGTTCTCAACGGCACCATTGTCAACTACTCGACGCTGGCGCGCACCCGTGGGATTATTCTGCATACAACGGTCACGCTCGGTTATGAAACGCCGTGGCGGCGCGTCCACGAGTTGTTGACCGCTGCCGCCCGCGCCACCGCTGGCATTCGCGCCGAACCACCACCTTTTGTCTGGCAGACGAGCTTGAATGACTTTCACGTGGCCTACGAACTCAACGCTTACACCAACGATGCCTGGCTGATGCCATACACGTATGCCGCCCTGCACGCCAACATTCGGGACGTTTTTGATGAAGCCGGCGTCGAGATTATGTCGCCACACGTTACGGCACTTCGGGATGGCAACCGAACCACGGTGGCCCGTGACCATGTACCGACTGATTATCAAGCCCCGGCGTTTCGGGTCGCCGTCCAGCCCTCCGACGAGCAACCGCGTTCAGCGTCTGCCCATCACCCACCCCAAGCCGATCACATAGAACGTCAACGTTGA
- a CDS encoding cation:proton antiporter: MTIFGLLLILGALGGYLAHRFPWLPSITGFMLVGLLFGPSGLTVLDDDNLAKSKILVDIALGLILYRLGLSLNVLLLRQQMTLGSMALAESALTFITIIGSLWLVNIPIAVAALVAAIVVSSSPAVLLHVAHEVRAAGEVTETTKTLVALNNIISFVAFSALLPLVQFSSGKSWSDILLLPTYRFFGSLVLGCLVGILVYFLTHRTREATQYRLAFIIGAVMLTVGLASVLNLSTLFAPLVLGVVVKNLEQEDIVSQMQFGESFELFFIVLFVSAGANLHLHDLVVAAPIVVLLVFARSLAKVGGVVAVAAATHGSLEKAAARGMLLIPMAGMAIGLTRTTAELFPDKAASIGAIVLGAVAVFETIGPPLAAYAFKLAGEAGKATGHAAPPAPTPTATEMV; the protein is encoded by the coding sequence ATGACCATTTTTGGCCTGCTCCTGATCTTAGGCGCACTGGGTGGGTATCTCGCCCACCGTTTTCCCTGGCTACCCAGTATTACCGGCTTCATGCTCGTTGGGCTGTTGTTTGGGCCGAGCGGACTGACTGTACTGGATGATGATAACCTTGCCAAATCCAAGATTTTAGTGGACATTGCGCTGGGGCTGATTCTTTACCGACTGGGCCTGTCGCTCAACGTTTTGCTGCTTCGGCAGCAGATGACGCTGGGCAGCATGGCGCTGGCGGAAAGTGCGCTCACCTTCATCACCATCATTGGCTCCCTCTGGCTGGTCAATATTCCAATCGCAGTCGCGGCACTGGTGGCGGCCATTGTCGTTTCTTCATCACCAGCGGTCTTGCTACATGTCGCTCACGAAGTCCGCGCGGCCGGCGAAGTTACCGAGACGACCAAAACCCTTGTGGCGCTCAATAATATTATTTCATTTGTGGCTTTTTCGGCCCTACTACCACTGGTCCAGTTTTCATCTGGCAAAAGTTGGAGTGACATTTTGTTACTGCCGACATACCGCTTCTTCGGATCACTTGTCCTGGGCTGCTTGGTTGGCATTCTGGTCTACTTCCTGACCCACCGAACCCGCGAAGCAACGCAGTACCGTCTAGCGTTTATCATTGGTGCCGTGATGCTGACTGTTGGGCTGGCGAGTGTGCTCAATCTTTCGACGCTGTTTGCCCCGCTGGTGCTTGGGGTTGTGGTGAAAAATCTCGAGCAGGAAGATATTGTCTCACAGATGCAGTTCGGCGAATCGTTCGAGCTATTCTTCATAGTTTTGTTTGTTTCGGCTGGGGCCAACCTACACCTGCATGACCTGGTTGTGGCAGCACCAATCGTGGTCTTGCTGGTTTTTGCGCGCAGCTTGGCCAAAGTTGGTGGGGTGGTCGCCGTTGCGGCCGCCACGCACGGCTCGCTGGAAAAGGCGGCCGCGCGAGGTATGTTGCTGATCCCAATGGCCGGCATGGCGATTGGGCTGACCCGGACCACGGCCGAACTGTTCCCAGACAAGGCAGCCAGCATTGGCGCGATTGTGCTGGGCGCGGTCGCCGTGTTTGAAACCATCGGGCCGCCGCTGGCGGCGTATGCCTTCAAGCTGGCTGGGGAGGCGGGTAAAGCCACGGGCCACGCCGCGCCCCCTGCACCGACGCCAACGGCCACGGAAATGGTCTAG
- a CDS encoding carboxypeptidase-like regulatory domain-containing protein, which yields MLLCHLRRGLFGLCLGACSIITPSLLTPATTFAQSQVNAADLRGTVSDDSGKVIAGAKVTAREERTGLTREATTNDAGVYQFIALPPGSYEISVEAGGFARAVNRNVALTIGAAAQLDFTLRVGDTTEEIVVTADTQVIEGSRTSVAETINQRAINNLPTSSRSYVGFTLLTSTTTRDNQPKLGVAPTSGLNFGGQRARANNVSIDGADATDSAVNGVRATVSQEAVQEFQILTNSFAPEFGRASSAVINIVSKGGGNELRGNVFAFLRDQAFSANNAFAGVREYPETRFQGGFTLGGPIVKDKTFFFLSFETQNLNGTGFNITGRNGFGFTTFTPPTLLATSPNLGLSNLPAGVFVPIGGQAAQVTPQQVAFLNAALSGLSQATGIPLSTPFTALPAAAQTALLTNATFQALNTFYFLAREGSSVGLTGRQTNGQSIFPTLAALGITNPGFNSPVPLGSFRPMNTLLGNYTLRERTFLPALRIDHRFNDIHQFFARISVTPSTVRGIPSNGQNQPTALNNFTRTGFQGTRDIAFVAQNVATISPTLINESRFQFSRRGVDYGPQSQIVGVEVPGFASFGREPFSPTQRVEKRWQVTNNLTKIAGNHTLKFGADFNLLLYNALFEVNFGGVYAFPPNQLFPAAQGFPAFNGVQAYGLGLPESYVQNVGNPNSNFNNPVLGLFAQDSWKIRPNFTLNYGVRYDVQYTKQVQAVRPEPFVGPGNVGTINMPNLFAAGEQIIGIQQGIPRDYNNIAPRLAFAWDPFNNGKTVVRAAYGLFYGTPLAGLIFLSDVVDGAQSPFLVFPGLLGGAAIFRNERVNIPVPGLPGYQVGQQRYNPLDPGFQVLNGGPIRSLLASPITSQTLHLNRDFEFDYTQQGNLSIERQLGRTITVNATYSYIRGLQLVRPRNVNQQDLALLQANAQAQTNPIVVGGQTVGFFGTGPLAGLYNPLPNSLGPGLSGLPAPVAPIGRFLFNDFRRTGPNLLYTAATLNIPVAQAQQLLTALTNRFNLPRLQGSPFVPFGSAKNYESTGSSIYHALTLSVNKRFSNNFQFLASYTWSHAIDDSTDVQTLQEPQDNSNPRLDRSNSNFDQRHRFIFSAVVTSPFKRNEGPGRYLLADWTFAPIVEAGAGRPYTLLIGVDQTQVNSSSTARPNFVQSCPAGTAGLTCFPSPRGNGFLTLPPDSRLPQNFGLPLSTFLGNVGRNAFTGPNFIAVDFRLARKFYFSRDADVTGRNLEFIFEMFNAFNRVNITEINPNYQLSGAPTLAAPPRQIQFALKFSF from the coding sequence ATGCTGCTGTGTCATCTGCGCCGTGGGCTGTTTGGCTTATGTCTTGGCGCGTGTTCCATTATTACACCTTCGTTGCTCACCCCGGCGACGACGTTTGCCCAGTCACAAGTCAACGCCGCCGACCTGCGCGGGACAGTCAGCGATGACAGTGGCAAAGTCATTGCCGGCGCAAAGGTTACGGCACGGGAGGAGCGCACGGGGCTGACCCGCGAAGCGACCACCAACGATGCCGGTGTGTATCAATTCATCGCGCTTCCGCCGGGTTCGTACGAGATTTCTGTCGAGGCAGGCGGCTTTGCCCGCGCCGTGAACCGCAACGTTGCGCTCACCATCGGCGCGGCCGCGCAGCTCGATTTTACCCTGCGGGTTGGCGACACGACGGAAGAAATCGTTGTCACGGCCGATACGCAGGTTATCGAAGGCTCCCGCACCTCCGTGGCGGAAACGATTAACCAGCGCGCCATCAACAACTTGCCCACGAGCAGCCGGAGCTACGTGGGCTTTACGCTGCTGACCTCGACGACAACCCGTGACAACCAGCCCAAATTGGGCGTCGCGCCCACGTCGGGGCTGAACTTCGGCGGTCAGCGCGCGCGCGCCAACAACGTCTCGATTGACGGCGCGGACGCGACCGATTCAGCCGTCAACGGCGTGCGCGCCACGGTTTCCCAGGAAGCCGTCCAGGAGTTTCAAATCCTGACCAACAGCTTTGCGCCGGAGTTTGGACGCGCTTCCTCGGCGGTCATCAACATCGTCTCGAAGGGTGGCGGCAACGAGTTACGCGGCAATGTCTTTGCCTTTCTCCGCGACCAGGCCTTTTCCGCCAACAATGCCTTCGCTGGCGTGCGCGAATACCCAGAAACCCGCTTCCAGGGTGGCTTTACGCTCGGCGGACCCATCGTGAAGGACAAAACCTTTTTCTTCCTGTCGTTTGAGACGCAAAACCTGAACGGCACCGGATTCAACATCACCGGACGCAACGGCTTTGGTTTCACGACCTTCACGCCGCCAACGCTGTTGGCGACGTCTCCCAACCTGGGGCTGTCCAACTTGCCGGCCGGTGTTTTCGTGCCAATCGGCGGCCAGGCGGCACAGGTCACGCCCCAGCAAGTCGCCTTCCTCAATGCGGCGCTCAGTGGTTTGTCGCAAGCCACCGGCATCCCGTTGAGCACGCCGTTTACCGCATTGCCAGCGGCAGCGCAAACGGCGCTGTTGACCAATGCTACCTTTCAGGCGCTGAACACGTTTTACTTTTTGGCGCGTGAAGGTTCAAGCGTCGGCCTCACCGGACGCCAAACCAACGGCCAGTCCATTTTCCCAACGCTCGCGGCGCTGGGCATTACCAACCCTGGGTTCAACTCGCCGGTGCCACTTGGCAGCTTCCGCCCGATGAACACGCTGCTCGGCAATTACACGCTGCGCGAGCGGACGTTCCTGCCGGCGCTGCGGATTGACCATCGGTTCAATGACATTCACCAGTTCTTCGCGCGGATCAGCGTGACACCCTCGACCGTCCGGGGCATTCCCTCGAATGGACAGAACCAGCCCACCGCGCTCAACAACTTCACCCGCACCGGCTTCCAGGGCACCCGCGACATTGCGTTCGTGGCGCAGAACGTCGCCACGATCAGCCCAACACTCATCAATGAATCGCGCTTCCAGTTTTCACGCCGGGGCGTGGACTACGGCCCACAAAGCCAGATCGTCGGGGTTGAAGTTCCCGGGTTTGCCTCCTTCGGACGTGAGCCGTTTTCACCCACCCAGCGCGTGGAAAAGCGTTGGCAGGTCACGAATAACCTCACGAAGATTGCCGGCAACCACACCCTGAAATTCGGGGCTGACTTCAATCTTCTGCTTTACAATGCGTTGTTTGAAGTCAACTTCGGTGGTGTTTACGCCTTTCCTCCCAACCAATTGTTCCCGGCGGCGCAAGGCTTCCCGGCCTTCAACGGCGTCCAGGCTTACGGGCTAGGGCTTCCAGAGTCTTACGTTCAAAACGTCGGCAACCCGAACAGTAATTTCAACAACCCGGTGCTCGGCCTCTTTGCCCAGGATAGCTGGAAGATTCGTCCGAACTTCACGCTCAACTACGGCGTGCGGTACGACGTGCAATACACTAAGCAGGTTCAGGCAGTTCGCCCGGAACCGTTCGTCGGGCCGGGTAATGTTGGGACGATCAACATGCCGAACCTCTTTGCGGCCGGTGAGCAGATCATCGGCATCCAGCAGGGTATCCCGCGTGATTACAACAACATCGCGCCGCGCCTGGCCTTTGCTTGGGACCCGTTCAACAATGGCAAGACGGTGGTACGCGCCGCGTACGGTCTGTTTTACGGCACACCCCTGGCAGGCTTGATTTTCCTCTCCGACGTGGTGGATGGCGCCCAGTCGCCCTTCCTCGTCTTCCCCGGACTGCTTGGCGGGGCAGCTATCTTCCGCAACGAGCGGGTCAACATCCCCGTTCCTGGCCTCCCTGGCTATCAAGTTGGACAACAACGCTACAATCCACTAGACCCAGGGTTCCAGGTTCTGAACGGCGGACCCATCCGGTCCCTGCTCGCCTCGCCGATTACATCTCAAACGCTGCACCTCAACCGAGATTTCGAGTTTGACTACACCCAGCAAGGAAACCTCTCGATTGAGCGGCAGCTTGGGCGCACCATCACGGTCAATGCTACCTACAGCTACATTCGTGGTTTGCAGTTGGTTCGTCCGCGCAATGTCAACCAGCAGGATCTGGCGCTCCTCCAAGCCAATGCCCAGGCGCAAACCAATCCCATCGTGGTTGGTGGGCAAACGGTTGGCTTTTTCGGCACGGGGCCGCTGGCCGGACTCTATAACCCACTACCGAACAGCCTTGGCCCTGGGTTGTCAGGGCTACCGGCGCCCGTTGCCCCAATTGGACGCTTTTTGTTCAATGACTTCCGGCGGACAGGACCCAATCTGCTCTACACGGCCGCGACTTTGAACATTCCAGTCGCCCAGGCGCAACAGCTTCTGACTGCGCTCACCAATCGGTTCAACTTGCCGCGCCTTCAGGGCTCCCCGTTTGTCCCGTTTGGAAGCGCGAAAAACTACGAATCCACCGGCAGCTCGATTTACCACGCTTTGACATTGAGCGTGAACAAGCGCTTTTCCAACAACTTCCAGTTCCTGGCCTCCTACACGTGGTCGCACGCAATTGACGATTCAACCGACGTGCAGACGCTCCAAGAGCCACAGGATAACAGCAATCCCCGCCTGGATCGCTCGAACTCAAACTTCGACCAGCGACACCGCTTTATCTTCAGCGCGGTGGTCACCAGCCCGTTCAAGCGCAATGAAGGACCTGGCCGTTACCTGCTGGCCGACTGGACCTTCGCGCCCATCGTGGAAGCCGGCGCTGGACGTCCCTACACGCTGCTGATTGGGGTGGACCAAACCCAGGTCAACAGTTCTTCGACAGCGCGGCCAAACTTCGTGCAGTCCTGCCCCGCCGGGACGGCCGGGCTGACCTGCTTCCCGTCACCTCGTGGCAATGGATTCTTAACCCTGCCACCAGACAGCCGCCTGCCCCAGAATTTTGGACTACCGCTTTCAACCTTCCTGGGCAACGTTGGACGGAATGCCTTCACCGGGCCGAACTTCATCGCCGTGGACTTTCGGCTGGCGCGCAAGTTCTACTTCTCGCGGGATGCCGACGTTACCGGGCGCAATCTGGAGTTCATCTTCGAGATGTTCAATGCGTTCAACCGCGTCAACATCACGGAAATCAACCCCAACTACCAGTTGAGCGGCGCACCGACGCTGGCCGCGCCACCGCGGCAGATTCAGTTCGCGCTCAAGTTCAGCTTCTAG
- a CDS encoding flavin-containing monooxygenase, whose product MSHRLDRFLVIGAGPTGLVVARALKQAGIPYDQVDADDDVGGNWRHGVYTTAHIISSRRTTSFPEYPMPAHYPDFPSRAQMLAYLCDYARHFGLYAHIEFRKEVVAASPLADWSWQVKLADGEQRQYKGVIVCNGHHWDRRFPTYPGTFMGEWVHSKDYRRPEQLVGKRVLVIGGGNSACDIASEAARVAVCSHLSLRRGYWFLPKTMFGIPTVEMMRGWIPVPVQRAVLRLCLRVIVGRYAQYGLPEPDHRIFERHPTVNSELLHYLKHGRIRPRPDVARLEGQTVHFVDGTTDEYDLVVCATGFHVSFPFLPPGMVEVKGSTAQLYAGMVPPRTRNLYIFGTTQPRYGFGPLASPAADLLAQLLELQDAMTLPLSVVFEASGEQLPTTHLVDPHAALRRMRLARYLTPLLVRKERRLRTSPKVGAMTMWMPPQAI is encoded by the coding sequence ATGTCCCATCGTTTGGATCGTTTCCTAGTGATTGGTGCCGGCCCAACCGGCCTGGTTGTGGCGCGTGCGCTCAAGCAAGCTGGTATCCCCTATGACCAAGTTGACGCCGATGACGACGTGGGCGGCAACTGGCGCCATGGTGTCTATACCACCGCGCATATCATCTCGTCCCGCCGGACGACATCGTTTCCTGAGTACCCTATGCCGGCGCACTACCCGGATTTTCCCAGCCGTGCCCAGATGCTTGCCTATTTGTGCGACTACGCGCGCCACTTTGGACTGTATGCGCACATCGAGTTTCGGAAAGAAGTCGTTGCGGCGAGTCCGCTTGCGGATTGGTCCTGGCAGGTGAAGCTGGCAGACGGCGAACAGCGGCAGTACAAAGGCGTGATTGTCTGCAATGGCCATCACTGGGACCGCCGCTTCCCCACCTACCCCGGAACGTTCATGGGCGAGTGGGTTCACTCAAAGGATTACCGCCGGCCAGAGCAACTGGTCGGCAAGCGGGTGCTCGTCATCGGAGGCGGCAACTCGGCCTGTGACATTGCCTCGGAAGCCGCGCGGGTTGCCGTGTGCAGTCACCTCAGCTTACGCCGCGGCTACTGGTTTTTGCCCAAAACGATGTTTGGCATCCCCACCGTTGAGATGATGCGGGGCTGGATTCCGGTTCCGGTTCAGCGCGCCGTGCTGCGCCTGTGCCTGCGGGTCATTGTCGGCCGATATGCGCAGTATGGTCTGCCCGAACCCGACCACCGCATTTTCGAGCGACATCCGACGGTCAATTCCGAACTCCTGCACTACCTCAAGCATGGGCGAATCCGTCCCCGCCCGGACGTGGCGCGGCTTGAGGGGCAAACGGTCCACTTCGTGGATGGCACGACCGACGAATACGACCTAGTGGTGTGCGCGACGGGCTTTCATGTGAGTTTTCCGTTCCTGCCGCCGGGGATGGTGGAGGTCAAAGGCAGCACGGCACAGCTTTACGCTGGCATGGTGCCGCCGCGCACGCGCAATCTGTACATTTTCGGCACGACCCAGCCACGCTATGGGTTTGGACCGCTGGCCAGTCCGGCGGCCGACCTGTTGGCGCAGCTCCTCGAGCTTCAGGATGCCATGACGCTGCCGTTGAGCGTCGTCTTTGAAGCAAGCGGTGAACAACTGCCAACCACCCATTTGGTGGACCCCCATGCGGCGCTGCGCCGAATGAGGCTGGCGCGTTACTTGACGCCCCTGCTGGTTCGCAAGGAGCGACGGCTGCGCACCTCGCCCAAAGTTGGTGCCATGACCATGTGGATGCCGCCGCAAGCCATTTGA
- a CDS encoding reprolysin-like metallopeptidase: MRNRQAANWLFLGLAVVLMLVSNQMLTNVGAAAQAWLPRPHPVPEQVITTLWRQAMPTDESPGAARQIPSHPIFELDLAALRQRLSGAPLESACVAKDSPLMLELPTPDGMFARFRVVESPILAPELAARFPSIKTYVGQGVDDPTQTVRFDVTPQGLHAFVLIHQASAFTVLPTGPGQSRYAVSSVRTTDVSNGFGCELLYGVERTPASVPASDGVELLPMGSQLRRYRIAIAATSQFTSSLGGGTPTGGLAAVTTWLNGVNAVYERELAVRFILVANNTNIIYANPATDPYPTPNTRAGLATVVRNDLAAKIGVDNYDIGHVLGIGTGGTAAIGVVCSNAADGFGGPGPFKGAGVTQVSATAPVGNAFDLGILCHELGHQCGAAHTFNATALAGCQNNRNAATAWEVGSGSTIMAYPGICDTDNVVTGFDLRFHAGSLEQIGSYLATGGGAFCVSLAATGNTPPVVSAGAPLTIPRDTPFQLTATGSDADGDALTYAWEQFDAGGSFINPPYGDQPSDPPTTTRPLFRPMPPTASPTRIFPSLPFILNHANLPPEFVNGLRTGENLPSVTRDLRFRVTARDNRAGGGGVNQAEVVVTVHGPAGPFRVNNVTGVWAAGSQQAVTWAVAGTDQPPINCSTVNIALSYDGGLTFTTLAASRPNTGLAMILVPSTAPNTTQARLRVEAANGTGISGGNTFFDITDANFTIAQTSAPPRLTTVGMFRPSNGFFYLRYSNTPGFADTDFFYGLAADVPIIGDWNGDGIETIGIFRNGEFFLRNSNTAGFADVPAFSIMGMQPGDIPLSGDWDGNGVATVGVFRAGLFLLRNSNTSGAPDVVVAYGGGDDLPIVGDWDGNRTDTIGVYRGGVFFLRNNNSAGLPDIEAAFGAAGDTPLAGDWNGDGVDTIGVFRVSEQQAQFFLSPANVSGPLPPPVNYGLPTDRPVVGKWQ, translated from the coding sequence ATGCGTAACAGACAGGCTGCGAACTGGTTGTTTTTGGGGTTGGCGGTTGTGCTGATGTTGGTAAGCAACCAGATGCTGACCAACGTGGGCGCGGCGGCCCAAGCTTGGTTGCCCCGGCCCCACCCAGTACCTGAGCAGGTTATCACCACGCTGTGGCGTCAGGCGATGCCAACGGACGAGTCGCCAGGGGCTGCGCGACAGATACCGAGCCACCCCATCTTTGAACTGGATTTGGCCGCGTTGCGGCAACGCCTGTCAGGCGCGCCGCTGGAAAGCGCCTGCGTAGCCAAGGATTCTCCTTTGATGCTTGAGCTGCCGACGCCAGATGGGATGTTCGCCCGCTTTCGTGTTGTTGAGTCTCCCATCCTCGCCCCCGAACTGGCGGCCCGTTTTCCGAGCATCAAGACGTATGTTGGGCAGGGGGTGGATGATCCAACCCAGACCGTCCGTTTTGACGTGACGCCCCAGGGATTGCATGCCTTCGTTCTCATTCATCAGGCGTCGGCGTTCACGGTGTTGCCGACTGGGCCGGGGCAATCGCGGTATGCCGTGTCATCTGTGCGCACCACCGATGTTTCCAACGGGTTCGGGTGTGAACTGCTCTATGGCGTGGAAAGAACACCGGCAAGCGTCCCCGCTTCCGATGGCGTTGAGCTGCTGCCGATGGGAAGCCAGCTACGGCGCTATCGCATTGCCATCGCGGCTACTTCCCAGTTTACCAGCAGCTTGGGCGGTGGGACGCCCACCGGTGGGCTGGCCGCCGTGACAACCTGGCTGAATGGGGTTAATGCCGTCTATGAACGGGAACTTGCCGTGCGGTTCATCCTGGTTGCCAACAACACCAACATCATTTATGCCAATCCGGCAACCGACCCGTATCCAACGCCGAACACTCGGGCCGGATTGGCGACGGTCGTCCGCAACGACCTAGCGGCCAAGATTGGCGTGGATAACTACGACATCGGCCATGTCCTAGGCATCGGAACGGGCGGAACCGCGGCGATTGGGGTTGTGTGCAGCAATGCCGCTGATGGCTTTGGCGGACCGGGTCCCTTCAAGGGCGCTGGCGTCACCCAAGTCAGCGCCACCGCGCCGGTCGGCAATGCGTTTGATTTGGGCATCCTGTGTCATGAGCTTGGCCACCAGTGTGGGGCAGCTCACACCTTCAATGCGACGGCGCTGGCCGGCTGTCAGAACAACCGGAATGCGGCAACCGCCTGGGAAGTCGGAAGCGGCTCGACGATTATGGCTTACCCTGGTATTTGTGATACCGACAATGTCGTGACCGGCTTTGACTTGCGTTTTCACGCCGGAAGTCTGGAGCAGATCGGGTCATATTTGGCCACAGGTGGTGGCGCGTTTTGTGTGAGTCTCGCCGCGACCGGAAATACGCCGCCCGTGGTGAGCGCCGGCGCGCCGTTGACGATTCCGCGTGACACGCCGTTTCAGTTGACAGCGACCGGAAGCGACGCCGATGGTGATGCACTCACCTATGCCTGGGAGCAGTTCGATGCCGGGGGAAGCTTTATCAACCCACCCTATGGCGACCAGCCGAGTGATCCCCCGACGACCACCCGCCCACTGTTTCGGCCTATGCCGCCAACCGCCTCACCAACCCGTATCTTTCCAAGTCTGCCGTTCATCCTCAACCATGCAAACCTTCCGCCGGAGTTTGTGAATGGATTGCGAACTGGCGAAAACCTACCAAGTGTGACCCGTGACCTACGCTTTCGTGTTACTGCCCGCGACAATCGGGCTGGCGGCGGTGGGGTGAACCAGGCCGAAGTGGTGGTCACCGTCCACGGCCCGGCCGGCCCCTTCCGAGTGAATAACGTCACCGGGGTTTGGGCAGCAGGAAGTCAACAGGCGGTAACCTGGGCAGTAGCTGGGACTGATCAGCCCCCCATTAACTGCTCGACCGTCAACATTGCACTTTCCTACGATGGCGGACTGACCTTTACCACACTGGCCGCCAGTCGCCCAAATACTGGGTTGGCAATGATCCTTGTGCCCTCCACTGCGCCGAACACCACGCAGGCACGACTTCGGGTGGAGGCAGCGAACGGGACAGGAATTAGTGGGGGCAACACGTTTTTTGACATCACGGATGCCAACTTCACCATTGCCCAAACAAGTGCGCCGCCACGCCTAACGACGGTGGGGATGTTCCGCCCATCCAACGGTTTCTTTTACCTGCGCTATAGCAATACACCGGGGTTTGCCGATACGGACTTCTTCTACGGGCTGGCTGCCGACGTACCGATCATTGGCGACTGGAACGGCGATGGTATCGAAACGATTGGGATTTTCCGCAACGGGGAGTTCTTCCTCCGCAACAGCAACACGGCGGGCTTTGCCGATGTACCGGCTTTCTCGATCATGGGCATGCAGCCGGGTGACATTCCACTGTCTGGGGACTGGGATGGGAACGGCGTCGCCACCGTGGGAGTCTTCCGGGCGGGACTCTTTTTGCTCAGAAACAGCAACACATCGGGTGCGCCGGATGTTGTGGTTGCCTATGGCGGCGGTGATGACTTGCCGATTGTGGGTGACTGGGATGGCAACCGGACTGACACCATCGGCGTGTATCGCGGCGGCGTTTTTTTCCTGCGCAACAACAACAGCGCCGGATTACCGGACATCGAGGCGGCTTTTGGCGCGGCTGGGGACACGCCGTTGGCGGGTGACTGGAATGGCGATGGCGTGGATACGATAGGTGTTTTTCGTGTTAGCGAACAGCAGGCGCAGTTTTTCCTGAGCCCGGCAAATGTGTCTGGACCGCTTCCGCCCCCAGTCAACTATGGGTTGCCGACCGACCGACCGGTAGTTGGCAAGTGGCAGTGA